The following proteins come from a genomic window of Geomonas sp. RF6:
- a CDS encoding hybrid sensor histidine kinase/response regulator: protein MTDREAEFQKRLLVTFKVEAEDHVHQLASGLVELEGCSEPQKCASLVETVFREAHSLKGAARAVNAGRIEMLCQALESLLAALKRQEVELLPELFDLMQHSVDFLKDLLLAMEGGIAPGKEEQDALTALLHEAARGALAPRLEGVTPAAPPRAEAPSAAPAPETPSVAPATGEAQPAGEPPLPASAQQSGEPPRPEAVHAETIPSAAATAPVLETVKVATSRLTTVLLQAEELLTARLSASQRAAELREVNASFSTWRKEWGMVTPLVDAICRTEENGVKERRTLESQVQRLCDFLYWNASFMAELQERTKQVLRQTDRDARAVGGMVSNLLDDMKKVLMLPFSSLLEIFPKMVRDLARDRGKEVSLTVQGGEIEIDRRILEEMKDPLVHLVRNSIDHGIETPQERQAAGKPPRATIAIAITPKDGSKVELTVCDDGRGIDLSGVRGALRRTGLVPVHRIEELNVAELLSYLFVSGISTSSTVDEISGRGLGLAIVREKVERLSGTLAVETTEGAQTLFRMTLPLTVSSFRVVLVRVADHFFAFPAAHVEQVARVKSAEIGSAEGKEMIRFKGRIVPLVRLAGLLGIAPDLPGGERVQVVLATMAEKTVAYQVDEVLNEQEVLAKNLGLQISRLPNVTGATILGSGRVVPILNVSDLMSSTMKGETEKRGVLSSTAAPEEVKTGLIAEDSITSRTLLKNILESAGYRVSTAVDGVDAFTQLKSGGFDFLISDVDMPRMNGIDLTAKVRGDHDLAELPVILVTSLDSQADRERGMDVGASAYIVKGRFDQSDLLEAIRRLV, encoded by the coding sequence GTGACTGATCGCGAGGCGGAATTCCAGAAGAGGCTCCTGGTTACCTTCAAGGTGGAGGCGGAGGACCATGTGCACCAGCTCGCCTCGGGGCTGGTGGAGTTGGAGGGGTGCTCGGAGCCGCAGAAGTGCGCGTCCCTCGTGGAAACCGTCTTCAGGGAGGCGCACAGCCTGAAGGGGGCGGCCCGGGCGGTGAATGCCGGGCGCATAGAGATGCTCTGCCAGGCGCTGGAGAGCCTCCTTGCTGCCTTGAAACGTCAGGAGGTGGAACTTTTGCCGGAGCTTTTCGACCTCATGCAGCACTCGGTCGATTTCCTGAAGGATCTCCTCCTCGCCATGGAAGGGGGGATTGCACCGGGGAAGGAGGAGCAGGACGCGCTGACAGCACTGCTGCACGAGGCTGCGAGGGGGGCGCTCGCGCCCCGTCTCGAAGGAGTGACCCCCGCCGCACCGCCACGGGCCGAGGCGCCCTCTGCCGCACCGGCGCCCGAGACTCCCTCCGTGGCTCCGGCGACAGGTGAAGCTCAGCCGGCTGGCGAGCCTCCGCTCCCCGCTTCGGCGCAGCAGAGTGGGGAGCCGCCCCGGCCGGAGGCGGTGCACGCAGAGACGATTCCTTCGGCGGCCGCGACGGCGCCGGTTCTGGAAACGGTGAAGGTGGCGACTTCCCGTCTCACCACGGTTCTTCTCCAGGCGGAGGAACTCCTGACTGCGAGGCTGTCGGCAAGCCAGCGGGCCGCTGAGTTGCGGGAGGTCAATGCCTCCTTCTCGACCTGGAGGAAGGAGTGGGGGATGGTGACGCCCCTTGTAGACGCGATCTGCCGCACCGAGGAAAACGGAGTCAAGGAGCGCCGGACCCTCGAGTCCCAGGTGCAGCGCCTCTGCGATTTTCTGTACTGGAACGCCTCCTTCATGGCAGAGCTTCAGGAGCGCACAAAGCAGGTGCTCAGACAGACGGACCGGGATGCCCGCGCCGTCGGCGGGATGGTGAGCAACCTCCTGGACGACATGAAGAAGGTCCTCATGCTCCCCTTCTCCTCCCTTCTGGAGATATTTCCGAAGATGGTGCGGGATCTCGCCCGCGACCGCGGCAAGGAGGTCTCCCTGACCGTGCAGGGGGGGGAGATCGAGATAGACCGGCGCATACTGGAGGAGATGAAGGATCCCCTGGTGCACCTCGTGCGAAACAGCATCGACCACGGCATCGAGACTCCGCAGGAGCGGCAGGCCGCGGGGAAACCGCCGCGGGCCACGATCGCCATCGCCATCACCCCGAAGGACGGGAGCAAGGTGGAGCTTACCGTGTGCGACGACGGCCGCGGGATCGATCTCTCCGGGGTGCGCGGGGCGCTGCGCCGCACGGGGCTCGTCCCGGTGCACAGGATCGAGGAGCTCAACGTGGCGGAGCTCCTTTCCTATCTCTTCGTCTCCGGGATATCGACCAGCAGCACGGTGGACGAGATCTCCGGCAGGGGGCTCGGACTGGCGATTGTGAGGGAGAAGGTGGAGAGGTTGAGCGGCACCCTTGCGGTGGAGACGACGGAAGGGGCGCAGACCCTCTTTCGCATGACACTCCCCCTTACCGTCTCCTCTTTCCGCGTTGTCCTCGTGAGGGTGGCTGACCACTTCTTCGCCTTTCCGGCGGCCCACGTGGAGCAGGTGGCGAGGGTGAAGAGCGCGGAGATCGGCAGCGCCGAAGGGAAGGAGATGATCCGCTTCAAGGGGCGCATCGTTCCGCTGGTACGTCTGGCGGGGCTCCTCGGGATCGCACCGGATCTCCCGGGGGGGGAGCGGGTGCAGGTCGTTCTGGCGACGATGGCTGAGAAGACGGTCGCCTACCAGGTGGACGAGGTGCTAAACGAGCAGGAGGTGCTGGCAAAGAACCTGGGGCTGCAGATCTCCCGCCTCCCGAACGTCACCGGCGCCACCATCCTCGGCTCCGGCCGCGTCGTCCCCATCCTGAACGTCTCCGACCTCATGTCCTCCACCATGAAGGGGGAAACGGAGAAGAGGGGAGTGCTCTCCAGCACGGCCGCACCGGAAGAGGTGAAGACGGGGCTCATTGCGGAGGACTCCATCACCTCGAGGACCTTGCTGAAGAACATACTGGAGAGCGCAGGGTACAGGGTGAGCACCGCGGTGGACGGGGTCGATGCCTTCACGCAGCTAAAGAGCGGCGGCTTCGACTTCCTTATCTCGGACGTGGACATGCCGCGCATGAACGGCATCGATCTCACCGCAAAGGTGCGGGGGGACCACGATCTTGCGGAGCTCCCGGTCATACTGGTGACCTCTCTCGACTCGCAGGCGGACCGGGAAAGGGGGATGGACGTCGGCGCCAGCGCCTACATCGTGAAGGGGCGCTTCGACCAGAGCGACCTTCTGGAGGCGATCCGCAGGCTGGTGTGA
- a CDS encoding cytochrome c3 family protein: MKKVLLTLAIVVALLAAFTLISESSNKSSKETKKPTVAASHGDQGEEATQDEAPMQPQAKPPQGHATGKINCKTCHDCEYPTKENPCLVRCPKNTVSVYHSAEQAPEVLVLNDLSEKYGSVVFTHKVHAQMSEMSHGCNGCHHYNTTGPVLNCKKCHGKERKREDIGTPDLEAAYHRQCMPCHRKWSKSTDCDSCHQLKSAKGAKTQQEKISKATGKTHPRSQEPTRVVYDTTSSTGRYVTFYHNEHVAKFNLPCTGCHKDEKCMRCHEAKTADGHKKKVEKEKAAKADFGTRHKQCSACHDTRNCNTCHAEKVAAPFNHTVNARWDLGKFHSRLSCDRCHGKRAPLKKVDSRCASCHSWKLGSFNHSVTGLSLSKNHQEIDCNSCHPGKDFAKKPVCKECHDDKDFPKALPGKRGGKGRASTSL; the protein is encoded by the coding sequence ATGAAAAAGGTACTCTTGACTCTTGCCATCGTGGTGGCCCTTCTGGCCGCCTTTACCCTCATATCGGAGAGCAGCAACAAAAGCAGCAAGGAGACGAAGAAGCCGACCGTGGCGGCGTCCCACGGGGACCAGGGCGAGGAGGCGACTCAGGACGAGGCGCCGATGCAGCCGCAGGCAAAGCCGCCGCAGGGGCACGCGACCGGAAAGATCAACTGCAAGACGTGCCACGACTGCGAGTACCCCACGAAGGAAAACCCCTGCCTCGTGCGCTGCCCGAAGAACACCGTCTCTGTGTATCACTCCGCGGAGCAGGCGCCGGAGGTGCTCGTCCTGAACGATCTGTCGGAGAAGTACGGCAGCGTCGTCTTCACCCACAAGGTGCATGCCCAGATGTCCGAGATGAGCCACGGCTGCAACGGGTGCCATCACTACAACACCACCGGCCCGGTGCTGAACTGCAAGAAGTGCCACGGCAAGGAGAGAAAGAGGGAGGACATCGGCACCCCTGACCTCGAGGCCGCCTACCACAGGCAGTGCATGCCGTGCCACCGCAAATGGAGCAAGTCCACCGACTGCGACTCGTGCCACCAGCTGAAGTCGGCAAAGGGTGCGAAGACCCAGCAGGAGAAGATCTCGAAGGCTACCGGAAAGACCCATCCGCGCTCCCAGGAGCCGACGCGGGTCGTGTACGACACCACCTCCAGCACCGGCCGCTACGTCACCTTCTACCACAACGAGCACGTGGCGAAATTCAACCTCCCCTGCACCGGGTGCCACAAGGACGAGAAGTGCATGAGGTGCCACGAGGCGAAGACCGCGGACGGACACAAGAAGAAGGTGGAGAAGGAAAAAGCTGCGAAGGCGGATTTCGGGACGCGCCACAAGCAGTGCTCCGCCTGTCACGACACGCGCAACTGCAATACCTGCCACGCCGAGAAGGTAGCGGCACCATTCAACCACACGGTAAACGCCCGCTGGGACCTCGGCAAGTTCCACTCGCGCCTCTCCTGCGACAGGTGTCATGGAAAGCGCGCGCCGCTTAAGAAAGTCGATTCCCGCTGCGCCTCCTGCCACTCCTGGAAGCTCGGATCGTTCAACCACAGCGTCACCGGTCTTTCTCTCAGCAAAAACCACCAGGAGATCGACTGCAACAGCTGCCACCCCGGGAAGGACTTCGCGAAGAAGCCGGTGTGCAAGGAGTGCCATGACGACAAAGATTTCCCGAAGGCGCTCCCCGGCAAGCGAGGTGGTAAGGGACGCGCATCGACTTCGCTGTAG
- the cheB gene encoding chemotaxis-specific protein-glutamate methyltransferase CheB, translating to MVKVLVVDDSPVAQALLVHVLGSDPEIEVIGTARNGTEAIAVLEKKRPDVVTMDLHMHGMDGFVATRRIMTECPVPVVIVSGSIDPKLDTTIFQAIEAGAVAILLRPPGVEHPEHRRAAAELVQTVKLMSEVKVVRRFQPRTSIARPHSAALEEALTAPDIKVIAIGASTGGPIVVKRILSGLPRTFPIPILVVQHMAEGFVEGFAEWLAQACAIRVKVGSHGEFLAPGVAYVGPSGFELGIDRHGKIELARGKAGAVHCPTVGHLFDSVAQSFGRHAVGVLLTGMGSDGAQGLKRLKGKGAITIAQDKESSVIFGMPGEAVKLGAAQHVLPPDAILRMLTVLGGKTTAPF from the coding sequence ATGGTGAAGGTGCTGGTAGTAGACGATTCCCCTGTGGCGCAGGCCCTTCTGGTGCACGTGCTCGGATCCGATCCGGAGATCGAGGTCATCGGCACCGCCCGAAACGGTACGGAGGCGATCGCGGTTCTGGAGAAAAAACGCCCCGATGTGGTGACCATGGACCTGCACATGCACGGCATGGACGGTTTCGTCGCGACCCGGCGCATAATGACCGAGTGTCCCGTCCCGGTGGTGATCGTCTCCGGATCGATCGACCCGAAGCTCGACACCACCATTTTCCAGGCCATAGAGGCGGGGGCGGTCGCTATACTCCTGCGCCCCCCGGGGGTGGAGCATCCGGAGCACAGGCGGGCGGCGGCCGAGCTGGTGCAGACCGTAAAGCTTATGAGCGAGGTGAAGGTCGTGCGCCGTTTCCAGCCGCGCACGAGCATCGCGCGACCGCACTCCGCAGCGCTGGAGGAGGCGCTCACCGCACCCGACATCAAGGTCATCGCCATCGGCGCCTCCACCGGAGGGCCGATCGTGGTGAAAAGGATACTGAGCGGGCTCCCGCGCACCTTCCCGATACCGATCCTCGTGGTCCAGCACATGGCGGAGGGATTCGTGGAAGGGTTTGCCGAATGGCTGGCGCAGGCGTGCGCCATACGGGTAAAGGTCGGCTCCCATGGAGAGTTCCTCGCGCCGGGAGTCGCCTATGTCGGCCCGAGCGGATTCGAACTCGGCATCGACCGGCACGGGAAGATCGAGCTGGCCCGCGGCAAGGCCGGAGCGGTGCACTGCCCCACCGTCGGGCACCTCTTCGACAGCGTCGCCCAGAGTTTCGGAAGGCATGCGGTGGGGGTGCTCCTCACCGGTATGGGATCGGACGGCGCACAGGGATTGAAGCGGCTGAAGGGGAAGGGGGCGATCACCATCGCCCAGGACAAGGAGAGTTCCGTCATCTTCGGGATGCCGGGGGAGGCGGTAAAGCTCGGTGCGGCGCAGCATGTGCTCCCACCCGATGCCATCCTGCGCATGCTGACGGTCCTCGGCGGAAAGACGACGGCTCCCTTTTAG
- a CDS encoding transposase: protein MGRPLRIEFPGAHYHVTARGNELRDIFETRGDIERFLSYLETSITRYGVLLHSYCLMTNHYHLLVETTKGNLSEVMQHLNGAYTHYFNSKRNRVGHLFQGRYKAILINPDEYLVELSRYVHLNPVRTGMLSRPEEYPWSSYRDFIGERTPPEWLTTRRILNTFAERAEYRKYVEELMGEAEYQSPLKNTAASTFLGSHAFVEDVVGAHLGGKEHLPALRELTKARTIERILYEVEHAFDDARIAKKVGIYLAHRHSGATLRDLGEYFDKKESAISQTSRRLADAINSDRKLARSVREIEERLSLFPT from the coding sequence ATGGGCCGACCTCTTAGAATAGAGTTCCCCGGAGCTCACTATCACGTCACAGCTCGCGGCAACGAACTGAGGGACATCTTTGAAACGCGCGGCGACATAGAGCGCTTTCTGTCGTATCTGGAGACGTCGATCACCAGGTACGGCGTCCTCCTCCACTCCTACTGTCTGATGACCAATCACTACCACCTGCTGGTGGAAACGACGAAGGGAAACCTCTCCGAAGTCATGCAGCACCTGAACGGCGCCTACACGCACTACTTCAATTCGAAGCGCAACAGGGTGGGGCACCTTTTCCAGGGGCGCTACAAGGCGATCCTCATAAACCCTGACGAATACCTCGTGGAGCTGTCACGGTATGTGCACCTGAACCCGGTGCGTACCGGGATGCTTTCCCGCCCGGAAGAGTACCCGTGGTCGAGCTACCGTGACTTCATCGGCGAGCGGACCCCTCCCGAGTGGCTCACCACGCGGCGCATCCTGAACACTTTCGCCGAACGTGCCGAGTACCGAAAGTACGTGGAAGAGCTCATGGGGGAGGCGGAGTATCAGAGTCCGCTGAAAAATACCGCAGCCTCCACCTTTCTCGGGAGCCACGCCTTCGTCGAGGATGTGGTGGGGGCGCATCTCGGCGGGAAAGAGCATCTGCCGGCTCTCCGGGAACTGACGAAGGCACGCACCATCGAGCGGATCCTTTACGAAGTGGAGCATGCCTTTGACGACGCCAGGATCGCGAAGAAAGTAGGGATCTACCTCGCCCATCGTCACAGCGGCGCCACCCTCAGGGACCTCGGGGAATATTTCGACAAGAAGGAATCCGCGATCTCCCAGACGAGCCGCAGGCTTGCCGATGCCATAAACAGCGACCGGAAGCTCGCCAGGTCGGTGCGGGAGATCGAGGAGAGACTGAGCCTCTTTCCGACCTGA
- a CDS encoding GGDEF/EAL domain-containing response regulator: MKVLIVDDEELLRMNLRAVFEDLGYLVVEGENGRHALEVFAREKPHVVFTDLRMPEMDGLAFIRALKKVSPETPVVVVSGMGTLEDAIQAVRLGAWDYITKPLRQPEEIEITANRVLERARLIAENKAYREHLEELVRQRTEELRDSERRYRTLFESANDAIILAHDGRIVGCNDKALELFDRPREEIVTAPFAELSPEAQPDGTPSQSREASLVEKALGGEAQFFEWQFVKKSGARFDTEISLNRIELSGTMHLQGIIRDITQRKLKDASILKLSTVVEQSANSIMILDTEGRIEYLNPRFYQTTGVSPAEAMGKHPTFLKSGANTPDFFHSLRRQLERGEGWRGEICKPGRNGELVWELTTVTPIKERSGRIMNYVAIGEDITERKRFEERLYRQANFDALTGLPNRYLLSEQLAYRMSQGESLYVMLLDIDNFEYVNDTLGHSQGDEVLRQMGQRLKGLIGEEDILARFMGDQFVLVRKGGGGDAAAYDFARVVGKELNAMFHVNLHEIFVTVSIGIATCCVDSSVRVESLLKNAEAALHKAQKEGVNSVVFFTDEIDQQANVRFSLESRLYKALEREEFVLYYQPQIDIKTKRLSGVEALLRWSPPGEEMIFPERFVRILEETGLIVPVGEWVLREACRQHASWMRSGMHPFSMSVNISGGQFRSGKLPEMVQRALHDFGMSPALLNLELTESILMQDMNETVRMLRALVDLGISLSIDDFGTGYSSLSYLRTMPIHELKVDRSFITSLPEDANSVAIVNTILGMAETLNLSVVAEGVESEAQFDFFSTKICDRIQGAYFSRAIAAEKLPVFVRNAEEGLLEQGQRVRMRGN; this comes from the coding sequence GTGAAAGTACTGATTGTCGATGACGAGGAACTCCTGCGCATGAACCTGCGCGCGGTCTTCGAGGATCTGGGCTATCTGGTGGTGGAGGGGGAGAACGGGCGGCACGCCCTGGAGGTCTTTGCCAGGGAGAAGCCGCACGTCGTCTTCACCGACCTGCGCATGCCGGAAATGGACGGGCTCGCCTTTATTAGGGCCCTGAAGAAGGTGAGCCCCGAGACCCCGGTGGTCGTGGTATCCGGGATGGGGACGCTCGAGGATGCGATCCAGGCGGTGAGGCTCGGTGCCTGGGACTACATAACGAAGCCGCTGCGCCAGCCGGAGGAGATCGAGATCACCGCGAACCGCGTCCTGGAGCGGGCGCGCCTCATCGCCGAGAACAAGGCATACCGCGAGCACCTGGAGGAGCTGGTGCGCCAGCGCACGGAGGAGCTGCGCGACAGCGAGCGGCGCTACCGCACCCTCTTCGAGTCCGCCAACGACGCCATCATCCTCGCCCACGACGGGCGCATCGTCGGCTGCAACGACAAGGCGCTGGAGCTCTTCGACCGCCCCCGCGAGGAGATCGTTACCGCCCCCTTTGCCGAGCTCTCCCCCGAAGCGCAGCCGGACGGGACGCCGTCGCAGTCGCGCGAGGCGTCCCTCGTGGAGAAGGCGCTCGGAGGGGAGGCGCAGTTTTTCGAGTGGCAGTTCGTGAAGAAAAGCGGTGCTCGCTTCGACACGGAGATCAGCCTGAACAGGATCGAGCTCTCCGGCACGATGCACCTGCAGGGGATCATCCGGGACATCACCCAGCGCAAGCTGAAGGACGCCTCCATACTGAAACTTTCCACTGTCGTTGAGCAGAGCGCGAACTCCATCATGATCCTCGACACCGAGGGGCGCATCGAATACCTGAACCCGCGTTTTTACCAGACCACCGGCGTCTCTCCCGCCGAGGCGATGGGGAAGCACCCGACCTTCCTGAAGAGCGGCGCCAACACCCCCGACTTCTTCCACTCGCTGCGCCGGCAGCTGGAGAGGGGGGAGGGGTGGCGCGGCGAGATATGCAAGCCCGGGAGGAACGGGGAGCTCGTGTGGGAACTGACCACCGTGACTCCCATCAAGGAACGGAGCGGCAGGATCATGAACTACGTGGCGATCGGCGAGGATATAACGGAGCGCAAGCGCTTCGAGGAGCGGCTGTACCGGCAGGCGAACTTCGACGCACTCACCGGACTGCCGAACCGCTACCTCCTCTCGGAGCAGCTCGCCTACCGGATGTCCCAGGGGGAGAGCCTCTACGTCATGCTTCTGGACATCGACAACTTCGAGTACGTGAACGACACCCTCGGGCACTCCCAGGGGGACGAGGTCTTGCGCCAGATGGGGCAGCGCCTGAAGGGGCTCATCGGGGAGGAGGACATTCTCGCCCGCTTCATGGGGGACCAGTTCGTGCTCGTGCGAAAGGGGGGTGGGGGAGATGCGGCGGCGTACGATTTCGCCCGCGTGGTGGGGAAGGAACTGAACGCCATGTTCCACGTGAACCTCCACGAGATCTTCGTGACCGTCAGTATCGGGATCGCCACCTGCTGTGTCGACAGCTCCGTGCGGGTGGAGAGCCTCCTGAAGAACGCCGAGGCGGCGCTGCACAAGGCGCAGAAGGAAGGGGTGAACAGCGTCGTCTTCTTCACCGACGAGATCGACCAGCAGGCAAACGTGCGCTTCTCGCTGGAGAGCCGTCTGTACAAGGCGCTGGAGCGGGAGGAGTTCGTCCTCTACTACCAGCCGCAGATCGACATAAAGACGAAGCGGCTGAGCGGGGTGGAGGCGCTCCTGCGCTGGTCCCCCCCCGGTGAGGAGATGATCTTTCCGGAGCGCTTTGTGCGGATTCTGGAGGAGACGGGGCTGATCGTCCCGGTCGGGGAATGGGTGCTGAGGGAGGCGTGCCGGCAGCACGCATCGTGGATGAGGTCGGGGATGCACCCTTTCTCCATGTCCGTGAACATCTCCGGCGGACAGTTCCGCAGCGGAAAGTTGCCGGAGATGGTGCAGCGGGCGCTGCACGATTTCGGCATGTCCCCAGCGCTCCTGAACCTGGAGCTTACCGAGAGCATCCTCATGCAGGACATGAACGAAACGGTGCGCATGCTGAGGGCGCTCGTCGATCTCGGCATCTCCCTCTCCATCGATGACTTCGGGACCGGCTATTCGTCACTGAGCTACCTGCGCACGATGCCGATCCACGAGCTGAAGGTCGACCGCTCCTTCATCACCAGTCTCCCGGAGGACGCAAACTCCGTTGCCATAGTGAACACCATCCTCGGGATGGCGGAGACGCTGAACCTCTCCGTGGTGGCGGAAGGGGTGGAGTCGGAGGCGCAGTTCGACTTTTTCAGCACGAAGATCTGCGACAGGATCCAGGGGGCCTACTTCAGCAGGGCGATTGCGGCGGAGAAGCTCCCGGTCTTTGTGCGCAACGCGGAGGAGGGGCTTTTGGAGCAGGGGCAAAGGGTACGGATGCGCGGCAACTGA
- a CDS encoding hybrid sensor histidine kinase/response regulator translates to MDGKLTDIVVVEDSPTQAEQVKFTLESHDFAVRVAGNGVRALELIEEKRPDVVISDVIMPQMDGYELCRRIKGDPALRRIPVILLTSLSDPRDIVRALECGADNFIVKPYDEHYLLSRIRYTMENIPIHEGAGTEPGVEIVLAGEKHFIASDRVSVLNLLFSSYEIAMRRNSELTKIQDELRSVNERLEQRVAERTAALSEELKKRKRMEDALKESEEQYRIIMETANDAIICIAPPGAIYLWNKKAEEIFGYSAQEVLGKDLYDIITSPEQRKKGHHGLRGFFATGVGPFIGKTMEVTAFNKEGREFPIELSLAAMHIGGEWHSVGIVRDISERKRQEQELRQVKNFLSDIVDSMPSLLVGICREEKVTQWNLEAQRVTGLSAAEAIGRPVAEVLPDFYPWIQTLRSQVQPRRSATMEKLLMNRNGERSFYDLMLYPLSTDPSAGAVVRIEDVTERARIQELMVQTEKMMSVGGLAAGMAHEINNPLGIIVQAVQNVERRLSSALPANRDIAGELGIDLEQVRGYLERRQIVQFLESIQEAAARAARIVSNMLQFSRQSSTTKQPEPLEQIMEKALELAANDYDLKKKYDFRSVEVVREYQPDVPPVPVVSVEIEQVLLNLLRNAAQAMMENPPEKKPRITLRLRTDGRYGVMEVEDNGPGIPEGLRRRVFEPFFTTKEPGVGTGLGLSVSYMIITSSHRGRLTVESTPGVGTCFVIRLPIEERQPTERDEE, encoded by the coding sequence ATGGATGGGAAGCTCACCGACATTGTGGTGGTGGAGGACAGCCCGACCCAGGCGGAGCAGGTGAAGTTCACCCTGGAAAGCCACGATTTTGCGGTACGGGTGGCGGGAAACGGCGTCCGCGCCCTCGAGCTCATCGAGGAGAAGCGCCCCGACGTGGTGATAAGCGACGTCATCATGCCGCAGATGGACGGCTACGAGCTGTGCCGCCGCATCAAGGGGGACCCTGCCCTGCGCCGCATTCCGGTCATTCTCCTTACCTCCCTCTCCGACCCGCGCGACATCGTCCGGGCGCTTGAGTGCGGCGCGGACAACTTCATCGTGAAGCCGTACGACGAGCATTACCTCCTGTCGCGCATCCGGTACACCATGGAGAACATCCCCATTCACGAAGGGGCGGGGACCGAGCCGGGGGTGGAGATCGTGCTGGCGGGGGAGAAGCATTTCATAGCCTCCGACCGCGTAAGTGTCTTGAACCTCCTCTTCTCCTCCTACGAGATCGCCATGCGCCGAAACAGCGAGCTCACCAAGATCCAGGACGAGCTGAGATCGGTGAACGAGAGGCTCGAGCAGAGGGTCGCGGAGCGGACCGCAGCGCTCTCGGAGGAGCTGAAGAAGCGGAAGAGGATGGAGGATGCCCTAAAGGAGAGCGAGGAGCAGTACCGCATCATCATGGAAACGGCGAACGACGCCATCATCTGCATAGCTCCCCCGGGGGCGATCTATCTGTGGAACAAGAAGGCGGAGGAGATCTTCGGGTATTCGGCGCAGGAGGTGCTCGGGAAGGATCTGTACGATATCATTACCTCTCCGGAGCAGCGCAAGAAGGGGCACCACGGGCTGCGCGGCTTCTTTGCCACCGGCGTCGGCCCCTTCATAGGAAAGACGATGGAGGTGACGGCCTTCAACAAGGAGGGGAGGGAGTTCCCCATCGAGCTGTCTCTCGCGGCGATGCACATCGGCGGGGAGTGGCACTCGGTGGGGATCGTGCGGGACATAAGCGAGAGGAAGCGGCAGGAGCAGGAATTGCGGCAGGTGAAGAACTTCCTCTCCGATATCGTCGACTCCATGCCGTCCCTTCTCGTGGGGATCTGCCGTGAGGAGAAGGTCACCCAGTGGAACCTGGAGGCGCAGAGGGTGACCGGTCTTTCCGCCGCGGAGGCGATCGGCAGGCCGGTGGCGGAGGTCCTCCCCGACTTCTATCCGTGGATCCAGACGCTGCGTTCGCAGGTGCAGCCGAGGCGCTCCGCCACCATGGAGAAGCTCCTGATGAACAGAAACGGGGAGCGCAGTTTCTACGACCTCATGCTCTACCCCCTCTCCACCGATCCGAGTGCCGGCGCGGTGGTGCGCATAGAGGACGTCACCGAGCGGGCGCGCATCCAGGAGCTCATGGTGCAGACCGAGAAGATGATGTCGGTGGGTGGGCTCGCAGCCGGGATGGCGCACGAGATCAACAATCCGCTGGGGATCATCGTGCAGGCGGTGCAGAACGTGGAGCGCCGCCTCTCCAGCGCCCTCCCCGCCAACCGCGACATCGCGGGGGAGCTCGGGATCGACCTGGAGCAGGTGCGCGGCTACCTGGAACGGCGCCAGATCGTCCAGTTCCTGGAGAGTATCCAGGAGGCGGCCGCCCGCGCCGCGAGGATCGTCAGCAACATGCTGCAGTTCAGCCGGCAGAGTTCCACTACGAAGCAGCCGGAGCCGCTGGAGCAGATCATGGAAAAGGCGCTGGAGCTTGCCGCGAACGACTACGACCTGAAGAAGAAGTACGATTTCCGCAGCGTGGAGGTCGTGCGCGAGTACCAGCCCGACGTCCCCCCCGTCCCGGTCGTTTCGGTGGAGATCGAGCAGGTACTCCTGAACCTCCTGCGCAACGCGGCGCAGGCGATGATGGAGAACCCCCCGGAGAAGAAGCCGCGCATCACGCTCCGGCTCCGGACCGACGGGCGTTACGGCGTCATGGAGGTGGAGGACAACGGCCCCGGGATTCCGGAGGGGCTGCGGCGCCGCGTCTTCGAACCGTTTTTCACCACGAAGGAACCGGGGGTGGGGACGGGGCTCGGGCTCTCGGTGTCGTACATGATCATCACCAGCAGCCACCGCGGGCGCCTTACGGTGGAATCGACCCCCGGCGTCGGTACCTGCTTCGTGATCCGCCTCCCCATCGAGGAGAGGCAGCCGACGGAAAGAGACGAGGAGTGA